In Treponema denticola, one genomic interval encodes:
- a CDS encoding phospho-sugar mutase: protein MDKNEILNRAKKYVSEEKEVKFSEEVKALIEKNDEKELYDRFYRDLEFGTAGLRGIIGGGTNRMNPLVIKNATQGLADYLIEAKPDKAKAGSLSAVIAYDSRRFSDVFAKTAALIFAANNIRCYLFSSLRPTPELSYAIRELGCDTGIVVTASHNPPEYNGYKAYWSDGAQITPPHDSGIIKKVGEVSSIKMMSEEEALKNGKLVIIDKEIDEKYWAMLKKKISRQEIIKNMASKVKIVYTPLHGTGAMHVEKVLGEMGFNVISVPEQREPDGNFPTVSYPNPEDPKALKMAMDLAIKEGADILMATDPDADRFACAVKNDAGEMQLISGNQMGALFADYICLTLKEQNKLPQNAAIVRSIVTSPLSDLIAASYNVQSEECLTGFKWICGVAERMVSTGSHSYLYGYEESFGYNFGTEVRDKDGIASSAICAEMTLYWRSKGKSLLDRLNEIFSKFAFYGEKTINMVYPGAEGLKIMQDMMVRVRKRNLSEIAGVKVKTIRDIQESTEYSPLEPSKKTTVTLPKSNVLQYYLEDGSIICIRPSGTEPKIKIYIIHSEKVVSSVEEAKKQSDKKIAEFEKEFNGVLNT from the coding sequence ATGGATAAAAATGAAATATTAAATAGAGCAAAAAAATATGTTTCCGAAGAAAAGGAAGTAAAATTCTCAGAAGAGGTTAAGGCTTTAATCGAAAAAAACGATGAAAAAGAATTATATGACCGCTTTTATAGGGATTTGGAATTCGGAACGGCAGGTTTAAGGGGAATCATAGGAGGCGGCACAAACCGCATGAATCCTTTAGTAATAAAAAATGCAACCCAAGGACTTGCGGATTATCTGATTGAAGCAAAGCCTGACAAGGCTAAGGCCGGTTCTTTAAGTGCCGTAATTGCCTACGACTCAAGACGCTTTTCGGATGTTTTTGCAAAAACGGCTGCTCTGATTTTTGCGGCAAACAATATCCGCTGTTACCTTTTTTCGAGCCTCAGGCCTACGCCGGAACTTTCTTATGCCATAAGGGAACTCGGCTGCGATACGGGAATTGTAGTAACAGCCTCGCACAACCCTCCGGAATACAACGGCTACAAGGCCTACTGGTCGGACGGAGCCCAGATTACCCCGCCCCATGATTCGGGCATCATCAAAAAGGTAGGAGAAGTTTCTTCAATCAAAATGATGAGCGAAGAAGAAGCTCTTAAAAACGGAAAGCTCGTAATAATCGATAAAGAAATCGATGAAAAATACTGGGCTATGCTTAAAAAGAAAATCAGCCGTCAAGAAATTATTAAAAATATGGCTTCCAAGGTAAAGATAGTTTACACTCCCCTTCACGGAACGGGAGCTATGCATGTAGAAAAGGTTCTGGGAGAAATGGGCTTTAATGTTATAAGCGTTCCCGAACAGCGTGAACCTGACGGAAATTTCCCGACGGTAAGCTATCCCAATCCCGAAGACCCGAAAGCCTTAAAGATGGCCATGGATTTGGCTATAAAGGAAGGAGCCGATATTTTGATGGCCACCGATCCAGATGCCGACCGCTTTGCCTGTGCAGTAAAAAACGATGCAGGCGAAATGCAGCTTATAAGCGGCAACCAGATGGGAGCCCTCTTTGCGGATTATATCTGTCTTACATTAAAAGAACAAAATAAACTGCCTCAAAATGCCGCAATAGTACGCTCGATAGTAACCTCCCCCTTAAGCGATTTGATTGCGGCCTCTTACAATGTGCAAAGCGAAGAATGTCTTACCGGCTTTAAGTGGATATGCGGCGTTGCCGAAAGGATGGTAAGCACGGGCTCCCACTCCTATCTTTACGGTTATGAAGAAAGCTTCGGCTACAACTTCGGAACCGAGGTAAGAGATAAGGACGGTATTGCCTCTTCTGCAATTTGTGCCGAGATGACCCTCTATTGGAGGAGCAAGGGAAAGAGCCTCTTAGACAGGCTAAACGAAATCTTTTCTAAATTTGCCTTTTACGGAGAAAAGACCATCAACATGGTATACCCGGGAGCAGAAGGCTTAAAGATTATGCAGGACATGATGGTAAGAGTGCGGAAAAGAAATTTAAGCGAAATTGCCGGCGTGAAGGTAAAAACCATCAGGGATATTCAGGAAAGTACGGAATATTCTCCTTTAGAACCTTCCAAAAAAACTACAGTTACTTTACCTAAAAGCAATGTTCTTCAATATTATTTGGAAGACGGCTCCATAATATGCATAAGGCCCAGCGGCACCGAACCCAAGATAAAGATATACATAATCCATTCCGAAAAGGTTGTTTCATCGGTTGAAGAAGCTAAAAAACAATCGGATAAAAAGATTGCCGAATTTGAAAAAGAATTTAACGGGGTACTAAACACATAA
- a CDS encoding 3'-5' exonuclease — MSSYDWISAVYDKAVFTAFDTETTGTEAKAERVVEIGCVKFDIRGVIARYNVLIDPEKPMPPEAGKVNQITDEMLAGQPKFAEVLPDFLDFIRNTVLVAHNASFDINFINCELERCGKTKLTNKVFDTLTFARETLPGLQSYALQNLATQFGVQAVNAHRAEDDARVCMEFFKIAVSHFFEKNKDMLDYYKKDVDISEYLSTKDPETDGGKLVQNLF; from the coding sequence ATGAGCTCTTACGATTGGATCAGTGCCGTCTATGATAAGGCGGTTTTTACGGCCTTCGATACCGAAACAACGGGCACGGAGGCCAAGGCAGAAAGAGTTGTCGAAATCGGCTGCGTAAAATTCGACATTCGCGGAGTTATCGCCCGCTACAATGTTCTAATTGACCCTGAAAAACCCATGCCTCCCGAAGCGGGCAAGGTAAATCAGATAACCGATGAGATGCTTGCAGGCCAGCCTAAATTCGCAGAAGTTTTGCCCGACTTTTTGGACTTTATCCGCAACACAGTTTTGGTTGCCCATAATGCAAGCTTCGATATAAACTTTATAAACTGCGAGCTTGAAAGGTGCGGAAAAACAAAGCTTACAAACAAGGTTTTTGACACCCTAACATTTGCACGCGAAACCCTTCCGGGCTTACAAAGCTATGCCCTGCAAAACCTTGCAACACAGTTTGGCGTTCAAGCCGTAAATGCCCACCGTGCCGAGGACGATGCCAGAGTCTGTATGGAATTCTTCAAAATAGCCGTAAGCCATTTCTTTGAAAAAAACAAGGATATGCTTGACTATTATAAAAAGGATGTCGATATTTCCGAATATTTGAGCACCAAGGACCCTGAAACGGACGGCGGCAAACTTGTTCAAAATTTATTTTAA